The genomic stretch TGGGCTATGGCAAAGAGCTCGATTGGTTCGTTTACAAAATGGATATTGCGAAAGCCAAAACCCCAATCTATGAGAAAATGTTCGAACGCTACAGCCGCAGCAAGCTCTTCAAACTCAAAGAGTTCAAGTCAAAGCGTGAAATCAAGCCATACATCCGTCCCGTTTTCAACCTCATGAACGAATCTTTCGATGAGATTTATGGCTATTCACCTCTCACGGAAGGAGATATGGAGCATCTGGCAAAGCGTTTTATGATGATGGTGGACCCAAGATTCATCAAAGGCGTGGAAACCCCTGAAAAAGAATTAATCGGATTCATGATTAGCGTCCCGAATATCTCGCCCGGACTCATCAAAGCGCGCGGACGTCTCTTTCCTTTCGGCTTCACTCACATTCTCAATGCCTCAAAAACCAGCATCCAATTGGACAGCCTCTTGGGCGCCGTGAAAAAAGAATACCGTGGCCGCGGAGTGGATATCCTCATCGGTTATTCACAACTGAAAACAGCCTTTGATGCCGGCTTCAAAATCATCGACAGCCACCACATCATGGAAAACAATTTATCCATGCGCGGTGAAATGGAACGTGCCGGCTCGGTTATATACAAAAAATTCAGACTCTACCAAAAAACGCTGTGAGGTAGTCGCGAAAATCTGACTCCCACACGGCACCAGGTCACCGGGAGGAAACTTGACAAAACTTGCCCTTTCCGTTTTTCATCTAATCGAAAATCTTGATGCCGCCTGCCTGCGGATGCTGGAAGACATCGATTCTGCCGCCAGGGAAAAATGCGACTTGGTTGTTTTTCCCGAAGCAATCTTGGGTGGCATCGACATCGAAGGTGACTATAAATCAGACATTTCCAGATGCTTGGAGCTTGATTCTGCACATATTGAAACCCTGCGTAACTCTGCTCGAAAACACAGCATGGGAGTGGGTTTTGGCTTTTTGGAAAAAGAGGGAAATCTGATTTATGACAGCTTCCTGCTTTTAGGCCCGGATGGTGAAAACGCCCTTCATTACAGGAGAATTTCACCCGGATGGCTAACCTCGAACGCGGACCCAAATTTCTATCGCTGCGGTGAAAACCCTGGCATTGCCCAAACCCCGTGGGGAAAAATCGCCGTCCTCATTTGTGGCGACCTTTTTGTGGATGGCCTCGTTGATAGCATCGCCGCGCAAAAACCGGATTTTGCACTGCACATCATAGCTCGAGCCTATACTTTCGACCCGGATATCCAACAAAACTGGGACAAACTTGAATTTCCCTGGTATCAGGCAGAATATGCCAAAATTGGTTCCCCGGTGGCTGCGGTGAACCTTGTTGATGACAAAATTGAGGATGGATATATCTAT from Candidatus Cloacimonadota bacterium encodes the following:
- a CDS encoding carbon-nitrogen hydrolase family protein; protein product: MTKLALSVFHLIENLDAACLRMLEDIDSAAREKCDLVVFPEAILGGIDIEGDYKSDISRCLELDSAHIETLRNSARKHSMGVGFGFLEKEGNLIYDSFLLLGPDGENALHYRRISPGWLTSNADPNFYRCGENPGIAQTPWGKIAVLICGDLFVDGLVDSIAAQKPDFALHIIARAYTFDPDIQQNWDKLEFPWYQAEYAKIGSPVAAVNLVDDKIEDGYIYCGGAWFLRDGKPVASKELMTPGLLFVDLP